Proteins found in one Orcinus orca chromosome 11, mOrcOrc1.1, whole genome shotgun sequence genomic segment:
- the CDPF1 gene encoding cysteine-rich DPF motif domain-containing protein 1 isoform X3, which yields MECEAERRPLGVFECQLCALTAPYSYVGQQPPGAQSVAGLGHSAHRHHFLSRSLLEESYVMRDPFTPSKDRFLILGSRCSLCGRLVCVGPVGKPRAAGAAFPLSLWLGPRDCSLFYSKRFCLPCVWENIDAFPQEIQQDLEKRKVPSKRSASQPGSRT from the exons ATGGAGTGTGAGGCGGAGCGCCGCCCCTTGGGTGTGTTTGAGTGCCAGCTCTGTGCCTTAACTGCTCCGTATAGCTACGTGGGGCAGCAGCCCCCCGGCGCCCAGTCTGTCGC AGGTTTGGGCCATTCTGCCCACCGGCACCACTTCCTGTCCCGCAGCCTCCTGGAGGAGAGCTACGTCATGAGGGACCCCTTCACCCCCAGCAAGGACAGATTCCTGATCCTCGGCTCGAGATGCAGCTTATGCGGCAGGCTGGTGTGCGTGGGCCCGGTGGGTAAGCCACGTGCAGCTGGGGCcgctttccctctctccctgtggCTGGGACCTCGC GACTGCAGTTTATTCTACTCCAAGAGATTTTGCCTCCCCTGTGTCTGGGAGAACATTGATGCTTTCCCTCAGGAAATTCAGCAAGACTTGGAGAAAAGGAAAGTCCCATCCAAGAGGTCTGCCAGCCAGCCTGGTTCTCGAACATGA
- the CDPF1 gene encoding cysteine-rich DPF motif domain-containing protein 1 isoform X6, which translates to MWVALGPVGDMPCLLTLQMECEAERRPLGVFECQLCALTAPYSYVGQQPPGAQSVALLEESYVMRDPFTPSKDRFLILGSRCSLCGRLVCVGPDCSLFYSKRFCLPCVWENIDAFPQEIQQDLEKRKVPSKRSASQPGSRT; encoded by the exons ATGTGGGTAGCTCTTGGTCCTGTAGGCGACATGCCCTGTCTTTTGACCTTGCAGATGGAGTGTGAGGCGGAGCGCCGCCCCTTGGGTGTGTTTGAGTGCCAGCTCTGTGCCTTAACTGCTCCGTATAGCTACGTGGGGCAGCAGCCCCCCGGCGCCCAGTCTGTCGC CCTCCTGGAGGAGAGCTACGTCATGAGGGACCCCTTCACCCCCAGCAAGGACAGATTCCTGATCCTCGGCTCGAGATGCAGCTTATGCGGCAGGCTGGTGTGCGTGGGCCCG GACTGCAGTTTATTCTACTCCAAGAGATTTTGCCTCCCCTGTGTCTGGGAGAACATTGATGCTTTCCCTCAGGAAATTCAGCAAGACTTGGAGAAAAGGAAAGTCCCATCCAAGAGGTCTGCCAGCCAGCCTGGTTCTCGAACATGA
- the CDPF1 gene encoding cysteine-rich DPF motif domain-containing protein 1 isoform X2 — MWVALGPVGDMPCLLTLQMECEAERRPLGVFECQLCALTAPYSYVGQQPPGAQSVALLEESYVMRDPFTPSKDRFLILGSRCSLCGRLVCVGPVGKPRAAGAAFPLSLWLGPRDCSLFYSKRFCLPCVWENIDAFPQEIQQDLEKRKVPSKRSASQPGSRT, encoded by the exons ATGTGGGTAGCTCTTGGTCCTGTAGGCGACATGCCCTGTCTTTTGACCTTGCAGATGGAGTGTGAGGCGGAGCGCCGCCCCTTGGGTGTGTTTGAGTGCCAGCTCTGTGCCTTAACTGCTCCGTATAGCTACGTGGGGCAGCAGCCCCCCGGCGCCCAGTCTGTCGC CCTCCTGGAGGAGAGCTACGTCATGAGGGACCCCTTCACCCCCAGCAAGGACAGATTCCTGATCCTCGGCTCGAGATGCAGCTTATGCGGCAGGCTGGTGTGCGTGGGCCCGGTGGGTAAGCCACGTGCAGCTGGGGCcgctttccctctctccctgtggCTGGGACCTCGC GACTGCAGTTTATTCTACTCCAAGAGATTTTGCCTCCCCTGTGTCTGGGAGAACATTGATGCTTTCCCTCAGGAAATTCAGCAAGACTTGGAGAAAAGGAAAGTCCCATCCAAGAGGTCTGCCAGCCAGCCTGGTTCTCGAACATGA
- the CDPF1 gene encoding cysteine-rich DPF motif domain-containing protein 1 isoform X4, producing MWVALGPVGDMPCLLTLQMECEAERRPLGVFECQLCALTAPYSYVGQQPPGAQSVAGLGHSAHRHHFLSRSLLEESYVMRDPFTPSKDRFLILGSRCSLCGRLVCVGPDCSLFYSKRFCLPCVWENIDAFPQEIQQDLEKRKVPSKRSASQPGSRT from the exons ATGTGGGTAGCTCTTGGTCCTGTAGGCGACATGCCCTGTCTTTTGACCTTGCAGATGGAGTGTGAGGCGGAGCGCCGCCCCTTGGGTGTGTTTGAGTGCCAGCTCTGTGCCTTAACTGCTCCGTATAGCTACGTGGGGCAGCAGCCCCCCGGCGCCCAGTCTGTCGC AGGTTTGGGCCATTCTGCCCACCGGCACCACTTCCTGTCCCGCAGCCTCCTGGAGGAGAGCTACGTCATGAGGGACCCCTTCACCCCCAGCAAGGACAGATTCCTGATCCTCGGCTCGAGATGCAGCTTATGCGGCAGGCTGGTGTGCGTGGGCCCG GACTGCAGTTTATTCTACTCCAAGAGATTTTGCCTCCCCTGTGTCTGGGAGAACATTGATGCTTTCCCTCAGGAAATTCAGCAAGACTTGGAGAAAAGGAAAGTCCCATCCAAGAGGTCTGCCAGCCAGCCTGGTTCTCGAACATGA
- the CDPF1 gene encoding cysteine-rich DPF motif domain-containing protein 1 isoform X5, producing the protein MECEAERRPLGVFECQLCALTAPYSYVGQQPPGAQSVALLEESYVMRDPFTPSKDRFLILGSRCSLCGRLVCVGPVGKPRAAGAAFPLSLWLGPRDCSLFYSKRFCLPCVWENIDAFPQEIQQDLEKRKVPSKRSASQPGSRT; encoded by the exons ATGGAGTGTGAGGCGGAGCGCCGCCCCTTGGGTGTGTTTGAGTGCCAGCTCTGTGCCTTAACTGCTCCGTATAGCTACGTGGGGCAGCAGCCCCCCGGCGCCCAGTCTGTCGC CCTCCTGGAGGAGAGCTACGTCATGAGGGACCCCTTCACCCCCAGCAAGGACAGATTCCTGATCCTCGGCTCGAGATGCAGCTTATGCGGCAGGCTGGTGTGCGTGGGCCCGGTGGGTAAGCCACGTGCAGCTGGGGCcgctttccctctctccctgtggCTGGGACCTCGC GACTGCAGTTTATTCTACTCCAAGAGATTTTGCCTCCCCTGTGTCTGGGAGAACATTGATGCTTTCCCTCAGGAAATTCAGCAAGACTTGGAGAAAAGGAAAGTCCCATCCAAGAGGTCTGCCAGCCAGCCTGGTTCTCGAACATGA
- the CDPF1 gene encoding cysteine-rich DPF motif domain-containing protein 1 isoform X1, giving the protein MWVALGPVGDMPCLLTLQMECEAERRPLGVFECQLCALTAPYSYVGQQPPGAQSVAGLGHSAHRHHFLSRSLLEESYVMRDPFTPSKDRFLILGSRCSLCGRLVCVGPVGKPRAAGAAFPLSLWLGPRDCSLFYSKRFCLPCVWENIDAFPQEIQQDLEKRKVPSKRSASQPGSRT; this is encoded by the exons ATGTGGGTAGCTCTTGGTCCTGTAGGCGACATGCCCTGTCTTTTGACCTTGCAGATGGAGTGTGAGGCGGAGCGCCGCCCCTTGGGTGTGTTTGAGTGCCAGCTCTGTGCCTTAACTGCTCCGTATAGCTACGTGGGGCAGCAGCCCCCCGGCGCCCAGTCTGTCGC AGGTTTGGGCCATTCTGCCCACCGGCACCACTTCCTGTCCCGCAGCCTCCTGGAGGAGAGCTACGTCATGAGGGACCCCTTCACCCCCAGCAAGGACAGATTCCTGATCCTCGGCTCGAGATGCAGCTTATGCGGCAGGCTGGTGTGCGTGGGCCCGGTGGGTAAGCCACGTGCAGCTGGGGCcgctttccctctctccctgtggCTGGGACCTCGC GACTGCAGTTTATTCTACTCCAAGAGATTTTGCCTCCCCTGTGTCTGGGAGAACATTGATGCTTTCCCTCAGGAAATTCAGCAAGACTTGGAGAAAAGGAAAGTCCCATCCAAGAGGTCTGCCAGCCAGCCTGGTTCTCGAACATGA
- the CDPF1 gene encoding cysteine-rich DPF motif domain-containing protein 1 isoform X7: MWVALGPVGDMPCLLTLQMECEAERRPLGVFECQLCALTAPYSYVGQQPPGAQSVAGLGHSAHRHHFLSRSLLEESYVMRDPFTPSKDRFLILGSRCSLCGRLVCVGPVGLQFILLQEILPPLCLGEH; this comes from the exons ATGTGGGTAGCTCTTGGTCCTGTAGGCGACATGCCCTGTCTTTTGACCTTGCAGATGGAGTGTGAGGCGGAGCGCCGCCCCTTGGGTGTGTTTGAGTGCCAGCTCTGTGCCTTAACTGCTCCGTATAGCTACGTGGGGCAGCAGCCCCCCGGCGCCCAGTCTGTCGC AGGTTTGGGCCATTCTGCCCACCGGCACCACTTCCTGTCCCGCAGCCTCCTGGAGGAGAGCTACGTCATGAGGGACCCCTTCACCCCCAGCAAGGACAGATTCCTGATCCTCGGCTCGAGATGCAGCTTATGCGGCAGGCTGGTGTGCGTGGGCCCGGTGG GACTGCAGTTTATTCTACTCCAAGAGATTTTGCCTCCCCTGTGTCTGGGAGAACATTGA
- the PKDREJ gene encoding polycystin family receptor for egg jelly, whose amino-acid sequence MRPGPVLLLLGLGLSLSGGPGRRPPTPAPRGASATVPRVPGSPSGDLLGREPASARRAPPEARVRVPARTQAAVLRSVRGARGLGVRGVGGGGGGVGGGRARFSLRPRAAPGGGVILSGGRDLCLRTGRLTGPAPRCLRTHVLLRARRAAAAAAAAPAHVDLKLSAPGGRLSLRWLARLPRSLGRLEWTFRLGLLGPTVPTAAAAAARVSTRSAVSPLSALPRGPRSYAGLVARTKCPTDGPTPVVLEAVNPNTSQALESSVSRQGVCVLDLVRIERNDDSLLQLTRKMEVTINATVKAHCPNQRFFGQYWKLYSVASVSDKPDWTKPLQNPPFKSENTPSSIRISAHSLSWGVYLLNFSVYIVTYDPTIPPKKDSDSIYIIIVKSPLQAVIPGDTNITVNFTDGLTLNGNMSSDPDAGNPLEGLHFFWYCTTDPRNYDGHEITVRSKEVCLPEQVDLRWTWASGPILTLLPETLHGGRAYFFRLVVQKNDRTAFADRTVHVLQGPAPVANISCIENCDTVLIISERFSLSLECPRCKAGRDVYQWSILSSSGGKMPFDWTGQTTTGRNGAYLSVKAFAFRRFVEDKFWISLNLATWGGSSLVLQHPFVIHHVPETTECKIDPAEGIAFITKFVVHCSSFKDKNIVPTYKIIVPDVRGFGEISSLKENNFGSILYWGKNCTAPPSFLPVGVLANHYALKIYAQAYNTSLGAFSQVTLYATVQAPTDINSSRTVLQELFNSTVGPDSSLSTLLQQQEFLPAGYLMYIVASVLNSMKTDSNLQADQIGLREHLFNQSFILPVNTLAEISQVVMTVTKLTQKTSEFSSLAQKLATVRIWQASRALQDCHQRDKHISSEQIESVSTGILTSLSNILKLMVRHEVVEEPFHVVESLAETVLAVKVPEDKTTAMRTSNFNMYVKKTEKWNVTKFFSTEKHCRNCFYPTLNVSSVPSLPANAPISTMFCEFADDPFPWLNYGENILTEVVGFRMTGTEATGDVIEITPDVVEVYLVRKNLSFGTFNLTVGPNKESSKANESLRKTTGAFSFGVDSRAGKEVLIHIVTEVAVLFTVLVYAGRQITPTALIATYLVPHRIPPVAQDSDLFDPDCTVTEARVVCLPPSLLRVIAQRTSSSEPTVAVVLQAPHFVLKPNDKLVRISVFSTQCLDMYGIQSDWREDTCVVGEKTTWQKVHCICKNPGRARRQLDAMKLANLHLRTRYLTAKRRPQVTLGEVAPRKHPWTPAASEHWQERLAKWHTRETGNARSREPEKLPPTRRSPGLPEASVKTTSKRRPQPKRAESKVSRTQRKNKNANNPNVEDNQSVPPGEHPRQPGATPLKEKTRIVLPWCCVYVAWLLVFVTCSISSFFIVFYGLTYGYEKSIEWLFASFCCFLQSVFLVQPSKIMVVSGYRTSKPKYCENLLWVGNFRYSEIKLQSITQNPEEMRRRQQHVVQLRSSRMYQPLTEDDITIFKRKKRIKRRAFLFLSYILTHFMFLALLLSLVTLLRHTDGFYYNRFIRDQFSLDLASVTKLEDIFRWLNSVLLPLLHNDLRPTFLPESSSKILGLPRMRQVRAQPGEKTCLPAKHFTQDSLKREIHCHPEYGTDPEDTESYSGLWNRVSKRAVDKTTKGFTYKPGEKRWVYYSYGLLHTYGSGGYAFYFFPEEQQFNSTRRLSELQGSRWLDEKTWAVILELTTFNPDTTLFCSISVIFEVSRVGVVNASLSAHSFSLADFNRKTSAEIYLYVAILIFFFAYVVDEVYIITQERSAYVKSVYNLLNFALKCIFTVLIVLFFRKHFLAVSIIRFYLSNSEDFIPFHAVSQVDHAMRVMLGFLLFLTILKSLRYSRFFYNVRLAQRTIQTALPGICHMALVVSVYFFVYMTFGYLVFGQHEWNYSDMTHAMQTVLSYCVSAFQNTEFSSNRVLGVLFLSSFLLVTICILINLFQAVILSAYREMKQPVYEEPSEEAEAMTYLCHRLRTAFGFLSLKSKAEDQPKFFANMLYGQPEKRDSRYLGLKTRNINGKKTVYLVV is encoded by the exons ATGCGGCCGGGACCCGTGCTCCTCCTACTGGGCCTGGGCCTGAGCCTGAGCGGTGGCCCTGGCCGCCGCCCGCCGACCCCGGCTCCTCGCGGGGCCAGCGCCACCGTCCCTAGGGTGCCCGGCTCGCCGTCCGGCGACCTACTCGGCCGGGAGCCCGCCTCGGCCCGCCGCGCCCCGCCCGAGGCCCGGGTCCGCGTCCCGGCGCGGACCCAGGCGGCCGTGCTGCGCTCGGTCAGGGGCGCCCGGGGCCTCGGGGTGCGCGGCgtcggcggtggcggcggcggcgttGGCGGCGGCCGCGCCCGCTTCAGCCTACGGCCCCGCGCGGCCCCGGGCGGCGGCGTCATCCTGAGCGGCGGCCGCGACCTCTGTCTGCGGACCGGGCGGCTCACAGGCCCGGCGCCGCGCTGCCTCCGCACGCACGTCCTGCTGCGCGCCCGCcgcgctgccgccgccgccgccgccgcgcccgcCCACGTGGACCTGAAGCTGTCGGCGCCCGGCGGCCGGCTCTCCCTGCGCTGGCTCGCCCGCCTGCCGCGCTCCCTCGGGCGTCTGGAGTGGACCTTCCGCCTCGGGCTGCTCGGGCCCACGGTCCCCAcggccgccgctgccgccgcccgcGTGTCGACCCGCTCGGCGGTGTCGCCCCTTTCGGCTCTGCCCCGCGGCCCACGCTCCTACGCGGGCTTAGTGGCCAGAACCAAGTGTCCCACGGACGGGCCCACGCCTGTCGTCTTAGAGGCTGTCAACCCGAACACTTCCCAAGCCTTGGAGTCCTCGGTGTCCCGTCAGGGGGTTTGTGTGTTGGATCTGGTGAGGATCGAAAGGAATGACGATTCTCTCCTGCAGCTGACCCGGAAGATGGAAGTCACCATCAATGCCACGGTTAAGGCCCACTGCCCAAACCAAAGGTTCTTTGGTCAGTATTGGAAACTCTATTCCGTGGCCTCTGTATCTGACAAGCCGGACTGGACTAAACCTTTGCAAAACCCACCTTTCAAGTCAGAGAACACTCCATCAAGTATACGTATCTCCGCGCATTCTTTATCTTGGGGGGTGTATCTGCTTAATTTCTCCGTGTACATCGTCACATATGATCCAACGATACCTCCGAAGAAAGACTCAGATTCCATCTATATCATCATTGTTAAAAGTCCCCTGCAGGCGGTTATTCCTGGGGATACCAACATCACAGTTAATTTCACAGATGGACTGACTCTGAATGGAAATATGTCCTCTGATCCAGATGCAGGAAACCCTTTAGAGGGACTTCATTTTTTTTGGTACTGTACCACAGACCCAAGAAACTACGATGGACATGAAATTACAGTGAGGAGCAAGGAAGTCTGTCTCCCAGAGCAGGTTGATCTCAGGTGGACGTGGGCCTCCGGTCCTATACTCACACTTTTGCCAGAAACACTTCACGGCGGCCGTGCGTATTTTTTCAGACTGGTGGTCCAGAAGAACGACAGAACAGCATTTGCTGATAGGACAGTGCATGTGCTCCAAGGACCAGCACCTGTAGCAAACATTTCATGTATTGAAAATTGTGATACAGTTTTGATTATATCAGAGagattttctttgtctctagAATGCCCACGTTGTAAAGCAGGCCGTGATGTCTATCAATGGTCCATTCTGTCGTCTTCAGGTGGGAAGATGCCATTTGATTGGACGGGGCAAACAACAACAGGGCGGAACGGTGCATATTTGTCTGTAAAAGCTTTCGCTTTTCGGCGTTTCGTTGAAGATAAGTTTTGGATTTCTCTCAATCTAGCAACCTGGGGTGGATCGAGCTTGGTCTTACAGCATCCCTTCGTTATTCACCACGTCCCTGAAACCACAGAATGCAAAATTGATCCAGCTGAAGGAATTGCCTTCATTACTAAATTTGTTGTCCATTGTAGTAGTTTCAAGGATAAGAACATCGTTCCTACGTATAAAATAATAGTTCCTGATGTGCGTGGTTTTGGTGAAATCAGTTCTTTAAAAGAGAATAACTTTGGGTCCATCCTCTATTGGGGGAAGAATTGCACAGcgcccccttcctttctccctgttGGTGTGTTGGCCAATCATTACGCCTTGAAGATATATGCTCAGGCATATAATACCTCTCTGGGAGCTTTTTCTCAGGTGACTTTGTACGCCACTGTACAGGCTCCCACTGACATAAACTCATCAAGGACTGTGCTGCAGGAGTTATTCAATTCCACTGTGGGACCAGATTCATCACTGTCTACTTTGCTTCAACAGCAGGAGTTTTTACCTGCAGGTTATTTAATGTATATTGTAGCTTCTGTCTTGAATAGCATGAAAACCGACTCAAATCTGCAAGCTGACCAAATTGGACTCCGAGAACACCTTTTCAATCAGTCTTTCATTCTTCCTGTAAACACTTTGGCGGAAATTAGCCAGGTGGTCATGACTGTTACTAAATTAACGCAGAAAACCTCGGAGTTCTCCTCGCTTGCTCAGAAACTGGCCACGGTGAGGATTTGGCAAGCAAGCCGAGCCCTCCAAGACTGTCACCAGAGAGATAAGCACATTTCTTCTGAGCAGATAGAAAGTGTAAGCACTGGAATATTAACAAGTTTGTCTAATATCCTGAAACTGATGGTTCGTCATGAAGTGGTCGAAGAGCCTTTCCATGTCGTGGAATCCCTAGCAGAAACAGTATTGGCTGTAAAAGTGCCAGAGGATAAGACCACTGCGATGAGGACGTCCAACTTTAACATGTATGTCAAGAAAACGGAGAAGTGGAATGTTACCAAGTTTTTCAGCACTGAGAAACACTGTCGAAATTGTTTTTATCCAACCCTGAACGTGAGCAGCGTTCctagtctgcctgccaacgctcCGATCTCTACAATGTTTTGTGAGTTTGCAGATGACCCTTTCCCTTGGCTAAATTATGGGGAAAACATTTTGACCGAGGTGGTTGGATTCCGAATGACAGGAACCGAGGCCACCGGTGACGTGATTGAGATCACCCCTGATGTAGTGGAAGTGTACCTCGTCAGAAAAAACTTGAGCTTTGGGACTTTTAATCTCACGGTGGGCCCCAACAAGGAGTCTTCTAAAGCAAATGAGTCACTGAGAAAGACGACGGGGGCATTTAGCTTTGGAGTGGACAGCAGAGCAGGGAAGGAGGTGCTGATCCACATTGTGACGGAAGTGGCCGTGTTGTTCACGGTGCTGGTGTATGCTGGCCGCCAGATCACACCCACCGCTTTGATCGCCACCTACCTCGTGCCCCATCGCATCCCCCCAGTTGCCCAAGACAGTGACCTGTTTGACCCTGACTGTACAGTGACGGAGGCCCGCGTGGTTTGCCTTCCCCCATCCCTGTTGCGGGTCATAGCTCAGCGAACCAGCTCCTCTGAGCCTACCGTCGCTGTGGTTCTGCAGGCCCCTCATTTTGTCCTAAAGCCCAATGACAAGTTAGTGAGAATTTCTGTTTTCAGCACTCAATGCTTGGACATGTATGGGATCCAGAGCGATTGGAGAGAAGACACCTGCGTTGTCGGAGAGAAGACCACCTGGCAGAAAGTGCACTGTATCTGCAAGAACCCAGGGCGGGCCAGGCGGCAGCTGGACGCAATGAAACTAGCCAACCTCCACCTGCGTACCCGCTATTTGACGGCCAAG AGGAGACCTCAGGTGACCCTAGGGGAGGTCGCTCCTCGGAAGCATCCGTGGACACCAGCAGCAAGTGAACACTGGCAAGAACGATTAGCAAAGTGGCACACTCGTGAAACTGGCAACGCACGCTCCCGGGAGCCTGAAAAGCTTCCACCTACTAGGAGAAGTCCTGGACTTCCCGAGGCTTCTGTCAAGACCACTTCTAAAAGACGGCCCCAGCCCAAGCGAGCAGAAAGCAAGGTCTCCCGcacccaaagaaaaaataaaaacgcCAATAACCCAAACGTTGAAGACAATCAAAGTGTTCCTCCTGGAGAGCACCCTCGCCAGCCCGGTGCTACACCCCTCAAAGAGAAGACCAGGATTGTTCTGCCGTGGTGTTGCGTTTATGTCGCATGGCTCTTGGTTTTTGTCACTTGTAGCATATCCTCattctttattgtattttatggACTGACTTACGGCTACGAAAAGTCAATAGAATGGCTGTTTGCATCATTTTGTTGCTTCTTGCAGTCAGTTTTTCTGGTGCAACCATCTAAAATTATGGTCGTGTCAGGCTACAGAACAAGTAAGCCCAAGTATTGTGAGAACCTTCTGTGGGTTGGCAACTTTCGCTACAGTGAGATCAAGCTGCAGAGCATCACGCAGAACCCAGAGGAAATGCGCAGGCGCCAGCAGCACGTCGTCCAGCTCCGAAGCTCGAGGATGTACCAGCCCCTCACTGAAGACGACATCACAATcttcaaaagaaagaagaggattaAGAGAAGAGCTTTCCTGTTCCTGAGCTACATCCTCACTCACTTCATGTTTCTGGCCCTCCTGCTGAGTCTGGTCACCCTCCTACGCCACACCGATGGCTTTTACTATAATCGGTTTATTCGTGACCAGTTCTCTCTGGATCTGGCGTCGGTGACCAAGCTGGAAGACATCTTTCGGTGGCTGAACAGCGTGCTGttgcctctgctccacaacgacCTGCGTCCCACCTTTCTCCCTGAAAGCTCCTCTAAAATCCTCGGCCTGCCACGGATGAGGCAGGTGAGGGCGCAACCTGGAGAGAAAACCTGTCTGCCTGCCAAACACTTCACGCAGGACAGCCTCAAAAGAGAGATTCACTGTCACCCCGAATACGGCACTGACCCAGAAGACACAGAAAGCTACTCCGGGTTGTGGAATAGAGTTAGTAAGCGGGCTGTAGACAAGACTACGAAAGGATTTACTTACAAGCCTGGAGAAAAGAGATGGGTGTACTATTCCTATGGGCTGTTGCATACCTACGGGTCAGGAGGGTACGCGTTCTATTTTTTTCCGGAAGAGCAGCAGTTTAATTCCACACGGAGGCTCAGCGAACTCCAGGGAAGCCGTTGGCTGGATGAAAAGACATGGGCTGTGATCTTGGAACTAACAACTTTTAATCCAGACACCACTCTCTTCTGCAGCATTTCAGTCATCTTTGAGGTCTCTCGGGTAGGAGTTGTGAACGCTAGCCTGTCTGCGCACTCCTTCTCGCTTGCCGATTTCAACAGAAAAACTTCCGCAGAAATCTACTTGTACGTGGCcatcctcattttcttctttgcctaCGTTGTCGACGAGGTCTACATCATCACACAAGAAAGGTCCGCCTACGTGAAAAGTGTATATAATTTGCTCAACTTTGCTTTAAAATGCATCTTTACCGTGTTGATCGTGCTCTTTTTCAGGAAACACTTCTTGGCTGTCAGTATAATTCGGTTTTACCTGTCGAACTCTGAGGATTTCATTCCCTTTCATGCAGTGTCTCAAGTAGATCACGCCATGAGGGTGATGTTGGGTTTCCTGTTGTTTCTGACAATCCTGAAGTCCCTCAGGTATTCCAGGTTCTTTTACAATGTGCGTCTCGCACAGAGGACCATCCAGACTGCCCTTCCCGGCATCTGCCACATGGCACTAGTGGTGTCCGTGTATTTCTTTGTCTACATGACTTTTGGTTACCTGGTATTCGGGCAGCACGAATGGAACTACAGTGATATGACTCACGCCATGCAGACAGTACTCTCCTACTGCGTTTCAGCTTTTCAGAACACGGAATTTTCCAGTAACCGGGTTCTCGGGGTCCTGTTTCTCTCATCTTTTCTGCTGGTGACGATCTGCATATTGATCAACTTATTTCAGGCGGTGATTTTGTCTGCCTACAGGGAAATGAAGCAGCCCGTGTATGAGGAGCCCTCAGAAGAAGCGGAAGCAATGACCTACCTGTGTCACAGACTAAGAACTGCATTTGGCTTTCTGTCCTTGAAATCCAAGGCGGAAGACCAACCCAAGTTCTTTGCCAACATGTTGTACGGGCAGCCAGAGAAGCGCGACAGCCGGTACCTGGGGCTGAAGACCAGAAACATTAATGGGAAGAAAACGGTGTATCTCGTTGTGTGA